The proteins below come from a single Sorghum bicolor cultivar BTx623 chromosome 4, Sorghum_bicolor_NCBIv3, whole genome shotgun sequence genomic window:
- the LOC8066189 gene encoding F-box/LRR-repeat protein 20 — MSAPPPAGGGGGGGSALINEVLTDDELRAVLTRLGPEAERDAFGLVCRRWLRIQSSERRRLRARAGPDMLRRLAARFPGVLELDLSQSPSRSFYPGVIDDDLSVIAGSFRNLRVLALQNCKGISDVGVTKLGDGLPSLQSLDVSRCIKLSDKGLKAVALGCKKLSQLQIMDCKLITDNLLTALSKSCLQLVELGAAGCNRITDAGICALADGCHHIKSLDISKCNKVSDPGVCKIAEVSSSCLVSIKLLDCSKVGDKSIYSLAKFCRSLETLVISGCQNISDASIQALALACSSSLRSLRMDWCLKITDTSLQSLLSKCKLLVAIDVGCCDQITDDAFPDGEGYGFQSELRVLKISSCVRLTVTGVSRLIEAFKALEYLDVRSCPQVTRDSCEQAGVQFPVGCKVNFDGNLLESDPSAERFF, encoded by the exons ATGTCAGCGCCAccgccggccggcggcggcggcggcggcggcagcgcccTCATCAACGAGGTCCTCACGGACGACGAGCTACGCGCGGTGCTCACGCGGCTGGGCCCCGAGGCGGAGCGGGACGCGTTCGGGCTCGTGTGCCGCCGCTGGCTCCGGATCCAGAGCTCCGAGCGGCGGCGCCTGCGCGCGCGCGCCGGCCCGGACATGCTGCGCCGCCTCGCCGCGCGGTTCCCTGGAGTCCTGGAGCTCGACCTCTCTCAGTCGCCCTCCCGCTCCTTCTACCCCGGCGTCATCGACGACGACCTCAGCGTTATCGCCGGCAGCTTCCGCAACCTGCGCGTCCTCGCGCTGCAGAATTGCAAAG GTATCTCTGATGTTggagttaccaaattgggagatgGACTGCCATCTCTGCAGTCCCTTGATGTTTCTCGCTGCATAAAGCTGAGTGACAAAGGTTTGAAGGCGGTTGCACTAGGGTGCAAAAAATTGAGTCAGCTGCAAATCATGGATTGCAAATTAATAACAGATAATTTATTGACTGCTCTATCAAAGAGCTGCCTACAGTTGGTAGAACTTGGAGCTGCGGGATGTAACAGAATAACAGATGCTGGTATATGTGCTCTGGCTGATGGCTGTCATCACATAAAATCACTAGACATAAGCAAATGCAATAAAGTTAGTGATCCTGGAGTCTGTAAGATTGCTGAGGTTTCTTCATCGTGCTTGGTGTCAATAAAGCTATTGGACTGCAGCAAGGTGGGAGATAAGTCCATCTATTCGTTAGCTAAGTTCTGCCGTAGCCTAGAGACTCTTGTCATTAGTGGATGTCAGAACATTAGCGATGCTTCCATACAAGCACTTGCTCTTGCTTGCTCCAGCAGCTTACGGAGCCTGAGAATGGACTGGTGCTTGAAAATAACAGACACATCATTGCAAAGCCTGCTGTCTAAGTGTAAACTTCTTGTGGCTATTGATGTTGGATGTTGTGACCAGATAACCGATGATGCATTCCCTGACGGGGAAGGATATGGGTTTCAGTCTGAACTGAGAGTTTTGAAGATCAGCAGCTGTGTTCGGCTCACAGTTACAGGGGTCAGCAGATTGATTGAAGCCTTCAAGGCTCTCGAGTACTTGGATGTTCGGTCATGTCCGCAGGTTACAAGGGACAGCTGCGAGCAAGCTGGAGTGCAGTTTCCTGTTGGCTGTAAGGTGAATTTCGATGGGAATTTGCTGGAATCTGATCCATCTGCTGAGAGGTTCTTCTAG